A window of Pseudomonas alcaliphila JAB1 genomic DNA:
AGAACAGGCTGGGTTCATGCACGCTGCCGAAGCGCGAGCCCCAACGCAGCGGCGGATAACGAAACGGCGTCTTCAGCAGATAGTGCAGTGGCTCGGCAGCCTCCGGCAGCGGCGGTTTGCTGCTCTCGAGCAGTTCCTCGAGCAGGGCCTGTTCGGCCAGGTTATCCACCAGTTGCAGGGTCGCAACCTGCGCCTGGCTCTCCACCATGCGCAACAGCTTGCCGCGCAGCGGTCGCACCTGTCGCTCGCCGTCACATAGTTGCCAGATATCCATGGCGATCACTCCTAAGCGTGGAGCCTGCTCAAAGCATCGCGAGCTAGAGCCTGTTTTTAACCCAGCAGGGCCGACGCGCAGCAGGCTTTGAGCAGGCTCTCAGACCTTGCCGCGAATGGCGTCCAGATACTCGACAACACGCACCAGCCCCTGCACCTGACTCATCTGCTGCAGCGGAATGCCTGCCAGATGGCGATTTTCGGTACGCAGGAAATGGCGCATGTCCTGCTGATTGCCACCAAACAGGGCAAACAGCGCGCGATAGGCGCGAATCAGCAACAGCGCCAGCTCACCGGTCTTGCTCTGCGGACGCAAACCGCCCTGCTCGTTCCAGCGGCTGATGGCACTGCGATGGACGCCTACGATGTCGGCCAGCTCCTGCTGCGTCAGCCCCAGTTGCTCACGGGTATTGAGCAGGGCTTTAGCCAGTACCGCATCGGCATCGGGCTGAGAGCGAGTCACAGCACTCATCACATCCTCCTTCGCTCGTTTACGACAAAATAAATATTAAAAGCTGTAAATACACAATAGCACGGAAAGCCGCTTGGCACTCACCCGAGCATGGGGTACCGTCCAGTGGACCGCACCGAGCAAGGAACACTCATGAGTCGCCGGCGTTTCTGGCTGAGCACCTGCGTAGCGATACTGGCGCTGCTGTCGCTTCTGG
This region includes:
- a CDS encoding XRE family transcriptional regulator, translating into MSAVTRSQPDADAVLAKALLNTREQLGLTQQELADIVGVHRSAISRWNEQGGLRPQSKTGELALLLIRAYRALFALFGGNQQDMRHFLRTENRHLAGIPLQQMSQVQGLVRVVEYLDAIRGKV